From Thalassotalea euphylliae, the proteins below share one genomic window:
- a CDS encoding IS481 family transposase — translation MIHTNNPVIKHKVGLLNLAEELGNITQACKVMGVSRDTFYRYQQANEEGGVEALLNQNRRVPNVKNRVDEAIELAVIDYAVEYPAHGQTRASNELRKQGIFVSPSGVRSVWLRHGLANFKGRLKALEDKVSKENIILTESQVQALERKKLDDEACGEIETAHPGYLGSQDTFYVGNLKGVGRVYQQTFVDTYSKVAFAKLYTMKTPITAADTLNDKVLPFFESHDLPMLRILTDRGTEYCGKIENHDYQMYLAINDIDHTKTKVKSPQTNGICERFHKTILQEFYQVTFRKRLYMSLDELQKDLDEWLEYYNNERTHQGKICCGRTPMETLIDGKSVWTEKNLSSN, via the coding sequence ATGATTCATACTAACAACCCTGTCATTAAACACAAAGTCGGTTTACTCAACTTAGCCGAAGAATTAGGTAACATTACGCAAGCTTGCAAAGTGATGGGTGTATCTCGCGATACGTTTTATCGCTATCAACAAGCAAATGAAGAAGGTGGCGTTGAAGCTTTACTCAATCAAAACCGTCGAGTACCTAATGTTAAAAACCGAGTCGATGAAGCGATTGAATTGGCTGTTATTGATTACGCGGTCGAATATCCTGCCCATGGGCAAACCAGAGCGAGTAATGAATTACGCAAGCAAGGCATCTTCGTCTCTCCCAGTGGTGTTCGTTCCGTCTGGCTGCGTCATGGCTTAGCCAACTTCAAAGGTCGCTTAAAAGCCCTAGAAGACAAGGTGTCGAAAGAAAACATTATACTCACCGAAAGCCAAGTTCAGGCACTTGAGCGCAAGAAGCTAGACGATGAGGCTTGCGGTGAAATAGAGACCGCGCATCCCGGTTATCTAGGATCACAGGACACGTTTTACGTGGGGAATCTTAAAGGTGTTGGCCGTGTCTACCAGCAGACGTTTGTTGATACCTATTCGAAGGTTGCTTTCGCTAAACTTTATACAATGAAAACACCGATTACAGCGGCTGATACGCTTAATGATAAAGTATTGCCATTCTTCGAATCTCATGACCTTCCTATGCTACGCATTCTTACTGACCGTGGCACGGAATACTGTGGAAAAATCGAGAATCACGATTACCAAATGTATTTGGCAATTAACGATATCGATCACACAAAAACAAAGGTCAAATCACCGCAAACTAACGGTATCTGTGAACGTTTCCACAAAACGATATTACAGGAATTCTATCAAGTAACATTCCGTAAACGCTTGTATATGAGCTTAGATGAGCTTCAAAAAGATCTGGACGAATGGCTCGAATACTACAACAATGAACGAACCCATCAGGGTAAAATCTGCTGTGGCAGAACGCCAATGGAAACGCTCATTGATGGTAAATCGGTTTGGACTGAAAAGAATTTAAGTTCAAACTAA
- a CDS encoding S8 family peptidase, protein MADKKLSKPSPITQKPCVVPKHTISRVANNETELKTVADAQRERTNWAGSILGIPQVWQVTQGEGVKVAVLDTGIDSDHQDLAAAIIDTADFTGDGIEDANGHGTHCAGVIGARLNGVGFVGVAPKSELLVAKVLANNGSGAYEWIANGVYWAVDNDADIISMSLGGPVSDPELYRAIQYALFYGVHVICAAGNDGGLGTNTIGYPGRYGGVITVASHDRNGNPSGFSSKGGEVDVMAPGSDIWSTYKNGGYAELSGTSMATPFVAGLAALIVAKHKQSGSHNTPLHNNEDLKNHLLFMAAHPGYHDNRAGYGPLNPFSYFAQ, encoded by the coding sequence ATGGCTGATAAAAAACTTTCAAAGCCATCACCCATTACCCAAAAACCATGCGTTGTACCTAAACACACTATTTCTAGGGTTGCGAATAATGAAACGGAGTTAAAAACGGTTGCCGATGCCCAGCGAGAGCGCACCAATTGGGCGGGTTCAATTCTCGGCATCCCGCAAGTTTGGCAGGTAACACAAGGAGAGGGCGTTAAAGTTGCTGTCCTTGACACTGGTATTGACTCTGATCACCAAGACCTAGCGGCAGCAATTATCGATACAGCAGATTTTACTGGTGACGGGATTGAAGATGCCAACGGCCACGGCACGCACTGTGCTGGGGTGATTGGAGCAAGGTTAAACGGTGTTGGTTTTGTTGGAGTTGCGCCAAAATCGGAATTACTCGTTGCTAAAGTGTTAGCCAATAACGGCAGTGGCGCTTATGAATGGATCGCCAATGGTGTCTATTGGGCGGTTGATAACGACGCAGATATTATTTCCATGTCACTAGGTGGGCCAGTGTCTGATCCTGAATTGTATCGCGCGATTCAGTATGCCTTATTTTATGGCGTACATGTGATTTGCGCGGCAGGTAATGACGGTGGTTTAGGCACCAATACCATAGGTTATCCCGGTCGTTACGGCGGTGTCATTACCGTTGCTTCACACGATAGAAATGGCAACCCATCAGGCTTTTCATCAAAAGGCGGGGAAGTGGATGTGATGGCGCCCGGTAGCGATATTTGGTCAACCTACAAAAACGGTGGCTATGCCGAGCTATCAGGTACCTCAATGGCGACTCCATTTGTTGCCGGGTTAGCGGCCTTGATTGTCGCCAAACACAAGCAATCTGGGAGCCATAATACGCCGCTGCACAATAATGAAGACTTGAAAAACCATTTACTGTTTATGGCGGCGCATCCAGGTTATCACGATAATCGTGCGGGCTATGGGCCATTGAATCCGTTTAGCTACTTTGCCCAATAA